GGACGCGAACAGGACAGTGCGCTGGGGAATCCTGGCGACGGGCGGGATAGCGGAGCGGTTCACCACGGACCTGATGGCGCTCGACGGCGCCGAGGTGGTCGCGGTGGCGTCCCGTACGGAGGCGTCGGCGAAGGCCTTCGCGGACCGGTTCGGGATTCCGCGGGCGTACGGGGAGTGGGCCGGGCTCCTCGCCGACGAATCCGTCGACGTGGTGTACGTGGCGACTCCGCATCACGCGCACCGCACGGCCGCCGGCCTCGCCCTGGAGGCGGGCAAGGCGGTGCTCTGCGAGAAGGCTCTCACACTCAACGCCCGCGAGGCGGAGGAGTTGGTGGCTCTCGCCCGGGACGGCGGCCTCTTCCTCATGGAAGCGATGTGGATGTACTGCAACCCGCTGATCCGGCGCATCGCGGAACTGGTCCGCGGCGGGGCGATCGGCGAGATCCGCACGGTCCAGGCGGACTTCGGGCTCGTGGGCCCCTTCGACGCCGGCCACCGGCTGCGCGACCCGGCGGTGGGCGGCGGGGCGCTGCTCGACCTGGGCGTGTACCCGGTGTCGTTCGCGCACCTGCTGCTCGGCGAGCCGTCCGCGGTCCACGCACACGCGCGGATCTCGCCCGAGGGCGTCGACCTGAACACGGGCATGCTGCTGGGCTGGGACTCGGGCGCCTCGGCGCTGCTGTCCTGCTCCCTGGAGGCGGACACGCCGCTGACGGCCTCGGTGACGGGCACCGAGGGCCGGATCGACGTTCCGCGCGGCTTCTTCTTCCCCGAGCGGTTCACCCTGCGCCGGAACGGCCACGAGCCGGAGGAGTTCGTGTCGGCGGACGACCCGCACTCCTTCCGGCACGAGGCCGCCGAGGTCATGCGCTGCCTGCGGGCGGGCGAGACGGAGTCCCCGCTCGTCCCCCTGGACGGTTCGCTCGCGGTGATGCGGACGCTCGACGCGGTACGGGACCGCGTCGGCGTCCGCTATCCGCAGGAGCTCACGCGGGTGTGAGGCCCGGGTTGCCCGCCTCCGTGACATAGGAGGCGGCGGTGGTGACGGGAGCGCCCGGCCGGGTCACGTACGGCACCGTACGGAAGTCGGCGCGGGCGCTCCCCTCGCCGAGGGCGACCGTCACATAGCCGCGCCGCCCGTTGAAGAACCGCAGGTGCGGGTTGGCCTGCATGAGCTTGTCGTGGTTCGAGGGCCGGTCGGCGCCGTCCTGCGGGCACTCTCACGAGCGCGAAGCGCGTCGTCATAGACCACCCGCGCACACCCAAACGCCTTCGCCAACGCCGAGCGCTGCGGGCCATTCGGGTACATGCGAAACGAGTACCGGAGCTGCCTGTCGGTCAACGTACGATCATCGACCCACGATCCGATACCGGAACATTCATGCGAGGACTCACCGCCAGGCGTGGAGAACATCCACCTGCTGGACGGATGAGTTCATGGGGCACGCGTCTCGCGTACGCTGCGCGCCCATGAGCATCGCAGTGGTGACGGGAGCCGGTTCGGGCATCGGCCGGAGCGTGGCGCTGGCCCTCGCGGCGGCCGGCTGGTCGGTGGCCCTGGCG
This is a stretch of genomic DNA from Streptomyces sp. R44. It encodes these proteins:
- a CDS encoding Gfo/Idh/MocA family protein, giving the protein MVETCGVEMDANRTVRWGILATGGIAERFTTDLMALDGAEVVAVASRTEASAKAFADRFGIPRAYGEWAGLLADESVDVVYVATPHHAHRTAAGLALEAGKAVLCEKALTLNAREAEELVALARDGGLFLMEAMWMYCNPLIRRIAELVRGGAIGEIRTVQADFGLVGPFDAGHRLRDPAVGGGALLDLGVYPVSFAHLLLGEPSAVHAHARISPEGVDLNTGMLLGWDSGASALLSCSLEADTPLTASVTGTEGRIDVPRGFFFPERFTLRRNGHEPEEFVSADDPHSFRHEAAEVMRCLRAGETESPLVPLDGSLAVMRTLDAVRDRVGVRYPQELTRV